One genomic window of Bombina bombina isolate aBomBom1 unplaced genomic scaffold, aBomBom1.pri scaffold_640, whole genome shotgun sequence includes the following:
- the LOC128644172 gene encoding gastrula zinc finger protein XlCGF17.1-like, whose amino-acid sequence MEQTEDQWQRNMAEAAEQEICDNISTGEFTNCNNHDQTADASLHLLQNQRSHVGNLCSECGKCFLKKSHLLKHLKIHTGKTFSCPICGKCFNCKKSIVAHQKIHTGEKEFSCSDCGKCFTQESNLIRHQKIHIGKKGFSCSDCEKCFTLKLTLIRHQKIHKGENRFSCSDCEKCFTQKSNLITHQKIHTGEKGFSCSDCGKCFTLKSNLITHQKIHTGEKGFSCSDCGKCFNQKSNLIMHQKIHTGEKAFSCSDCGKCFTLKSNLIMHQKSHTGEKAFSCSDCGKCFTRKSNLIMHQKIHSGERAFSCSDCGKCFTRKSTLLMHQKIHTGEKSFSCSDCGKCFTRKSNLIMHQKIHTAEKGNFMF is encoded by the exons AtggaacaaacagaagatcagtggcaAAGAAATATGGCAGAAgctgcagagcaggaaatatgtgacaatataagtaCAG GGGAATTCACGAACTGCAATAATCATGATCAGActgcagatgcttctttacatcttcttcaaaatcaaagaagccacgtgggaaatttatgttctgaatgtgggaaatgttttcttaagaaatcacatcttcttaaacatctaaaaattcatacaggaaaaacattttcctgtcctatatgtgggaaatgttttaactgTAAAAAGAGTATTgttgctcatcagaaaattcatacaggagaaaaagaattttcatgttctgattgtggGAAATGCTTTACTCAGGAATCAAATCTTAttcgtcatcagaaaattcatatagggaagaaaggattttcatgttctgactgtgaaaaatgttttactctgaaactaactcttattaggcatcagaaaattcataaagggGAGAacagattttcatgttctgactgtgagaaatgttttactcagaaatcaaatcttattacacatcagaaaattcatacaggggagaaaggattttcatgttctgactgtgggaaatgttttactcttaaatcaaatctcattacgcatcagaaaattcatacaggggagaaaggattttcatgttctgactgtgggaaatgttttaatcagaaatcaaatcttattatgcatcagaaaattcatacaggggagaaagcattttcatgttctgactgtgggaaatgttttactcttaaatcaaatcttattatgcatcagaaaagtcatacaggagaaaaagcattttcatgttctgactgtggaaaatgttttactcggaaatcaaatctaattatgcatcagaaaattcattcaggagaaagggcattttcatgttctgactgtggaaaatgttttactcggaaatcaactcttcttatgcatcagaaaattcatacaggagaaaaatcattttcatgttctgactgtggaaaatgttttactcggaaatcaaatcttattatgcatcagaaaattcatacagcagAAAAAGGcaatttcatgttctga